ATTAACATATAAAGCACTTAAGAATGTTTTGAGGCATTCGTGGGTAAGATTCAGTCGTCTTAATGTAAATACAGAAAGACCATGTTACAATTTAACTTGTGCTAGAAGCTTTCAGAGACATCTTCTGTTAGATTGTGTTCGcgtagatatagatatagataaatatataatctATGAGACCAATCGGCGGATACATTTGTGCTTTGCAGACGCTGCAATGTGTGCATTCTGGAGGCTGCTCCAAGGAAATCTGAAAAACAATCTATTTGCGTGATACAATGCCATGTAGCGTGACCGTCTTCCAGTTAGTTGCAGAGAGTAGGGAAACTCAAATTTAACTGGATTTGGAAACGTTTCATACAGAGCTCATCATATAATCGGTGGCATTTTATTCGTGGCACAACAATCAACATCGAAAGGCATCGAGAAGATGCATATAATGGAACCACGTGGTTTTTGTTTTCAATACGCAGTATTATTAATATTGCCTGTTAACTTGTCCATCATCATGAAATAAATCTTGTGATGTAAACTCTTGCTCAGATAATAAGCATAACCAAAGACAACTATCAAACTGTTTTAGAACCAAGTTTGTTTTGCTTATTTTATCTCTAAACTAAATTAATAAGTCCTTAAGTCCTCAAAGAGATACGTCGTCTAGGCAACAGGTCGCGGATGTTAATGGCATTTTGTTGGCTACATTATGGGATAATCGCCTTCATATAAAGTTGAGTATGGGATGAATACACTTATACTAAAGACATATTTTAGGCTATTGGGAGCATTTCCTCTCGGATTGAATAGGAGAATTACAAAAGAATGACAGGGCCGaacattcttaaaaaaaaaaaaaaaaagaacaattcaTATGGAGAACGTCACTCGTCCAGTGGACTGAAATAAGCCTTCATGGATTATTCATACCTCATAGTTTAATGAATTAAGGACCAAAGCATGTGAAATGATGTGCTatgagcatgtgtgtgatgtTTCTTACTGTATCGCTGGTGAAGCTGCTTCTCTACACAAAGTTTGAGGTCTGACGTTAATCTCGAagaagccttttattctttcccCCGTCTTTGGTACTTATTTTCTTACGTTCTCTCAAGTTTCACTCAAACGTATCGTCGTTCGTCGAGTTCAGCACTATGAACTTTTATTTAGTGAATCTGTTCCCCAGACACTCCACAGAGGTCCAAGTGTTACAGATCTAGTCATGTACGGCAATTTAAGACTGAATTGATGAACGCATTTTCAGttgtattttttcttattttatagACTGAAAGCTTAATTTATAAAGATAAATACACTTTGTGCAAAATAGGAAATGCTAACAATAAGATTTCTGAATGCGCTTATCCTTCTCTATCGCGAGCGGGGCCGAGAGAGAGCGACAAACAGATACAAGGcagagtgtttttttttaacatcgcTGAAAAAGCACTTTAAGAGTTGTGAATCCACCGGGTCGTCCCACGCGGTCTTGTTCTCGTGTCGATGTGCATCGGCACACGCTACGGTGGATTCACATTGCACTCATCCAAAATGTTTCTGCcgggtttcttttcttttctctcccactACATAGTTCTGTGCTCGTAGAGAACGGCGTTCCAGAATTGTCGCAAGCAGCTGGCGAGGAGAGCAGGGAACGTCCTGTCCTGTGGAAGCCCGCTTCAGCTACCACGTCATTGACTGTgtgtcagtagtgtgtgtgtgtgtgtgtgtgctgttaaaGGGCCTGGCCTGCCCAAAACAGAACCCCCAAAATACACAGGTTAAGGCCACTGTTccagtgtgtggaggaggaggaggaggaggaggaggaggaggaggcggcgttcTCAAAACTCTGGCTCTCAGCCCTATTTAGTTGAGATTCCACTTCCTGCTCCCACAAGATGAGCACATTGATGAAATACTCACTCGAGAAGTATTCAGACATCAAAAACACTTCCTCGGATACCAGAGCACGGCGCCTCCGCGCTCCGTCGTCTCCGGTGTTCCCTCCTTCCCCCTGACCGCGGCTCAGCCCTGCAGCTCGGTGGTGGTGCTGTGGTGCTGCGGCCCCTCTTGCTCGTTGatggtgtggaggaggaggaggcacacTGGAGGGTGGAGCGAGGCGCCGCTCGtctgaggcggcggcggcggtacCGACGAGCCCCGTGCGACCCGCCTGTCCGGCCCGCTGCCCAGCACTTGCTCCTCTACGCCGAAGGAGGCTCGATGGCCGCAGCTGTCGCAGAAGtcgcccgcctcctcctcctcctcttcgtcgtttCCCTCGCGCCCCAACAggctctctcgctccctcaaCTCCTTGCCTTCCTGGCCCGCCCCTCCAGCGCCACTGAAACTGCTGCTGCCACGTGTgctgcacacgcacacctcaATCCCAGAGTCTCCTGTGAATCGCCTCCTCCGGCCGTTGGGGAGGCGGTCTTTGTCCTCAACAGAACCCTCTGGCGGTTCCTTCAGCAGTGGGTCCTTGCAGGAGTCGTCCCCACTTTCACTTCTTTTCTCCTGGCTGCTAAGCCCCTCCCTATTGTTGAGCCCATCCGACGGTAGTATCACACCCGGCTCCCGTGCCGTCTGCATGGGCTTGTTGTCAGGCTTCGGCCGTAAGTCCAAGGTGGGGGTTTGTGGTTCCTCTACGCCGGGTCTGCAACACAGAGGGTCGGAGACCGGGGCCACTGGGGCGGCCTGGGTGGCCGGGCAGTGGCCCTCCGGCTGCTCATGAGCCAGCGGGCTGGAAGCCACCGAGGACGGGCCGGTGTGTAAGGCACTGTAGGGCGGGGGAGGAGTCTGCGGCCGGTTGACCACCTCTTCGTAGTCGGGCAGGAGGTAGTTGGGTAGAAACCCTgaagtggaaaaaaacaaacatacatttGCAAATGCACAAAAATGGGCAAGCGAAACGGACACGGGTTAGTTTTCCCTTCAACTAAATGCGGCCTGACCCCCCATCACATTTCCGTATGACCTCATTGAACTTCCCAGACCACGATTTCAAACATTCCCAAAGCAATAGGGGGAAAATGTGACAAAAACAAGCTCATTTCTGGGTCAATTGTGCGCCGAAGGCCGGTGCAGCGCTGTGCGGAGAGGGTGTTGCGCAACACCGGCGAGGTGCCGAGGGAGCGACGCGGGCCAGATCCTGAAAAACTGGGGCACGCAAACACGGAAGGTtctgatgctgtgtgtgtgacaccggGGACGCAAGCGTGACATCTGAGCCGAGGGCCACCGCTTTGTTGGTCACTAACTTTTTAATTCCTTAGTTTGATGCGACTAGGAAACTTCCGATTAGAAATTCTTGAAAAAGATGGAACCGTGACGGAGGCTCCTGGACGACACCGGGCCTGACTCAGGAGGACGGTGAGTCACACGCTGCAGCTGGGAAGCCTTGTCACGAGGACATGGCTACAAAAAGATTTAATGACtaaacaatttatatatatagtgtgccCCGTGTGACGTTATGTTTGCTTggtacttttttgttgttgttggacaaaGCAGATTATTAATGTGCGCAGTGGGACAATTCTTCAGCTCAAAGACGTTTGGGGAATATACGAAAATGCTTTCCTTTAATAAACctccccaaaaaatatatatatatataaatactttctATCAATGTGAATATTCTGATATTCTGACCAGGAGGCCTTATTCACTCACTCATGCCAAATTGACAATGATAAGTGAACCTGCATGAACAAATATAATTTGAGAGAAAAATGACACCTTGCTCAGTTTCTAGTCGATTAAAATGAAAACCATCaaaaatatttagttttacTGATGCTATCCACACATTAATGTTCAGCGTATTAAATGAACTTCTCTGTAATTACAACACTTAACACTAGTTGGTGTGAATGGAAGTCCATTTCTTTCTGCTTTTGCCACTTGGGGGCAGCtacaaacacattattattcatatgGGGTGGTGTCTTCTGTCACTATGGTCACCAGAATGAGATGTTGCTCGTTGCCGCTGACGACAACGTAGATGAGAGCTGTGAGACTCAACCAAAACTAGAGctacagtgggggggggggggggggattcttgGTGTCATTAAGCAATCCCgttatatacaatatatcctCCTTGGGTCCATTGGTGATATGACAATGTTGATTAGTAAAGCTTAAAGTACTCATGTCATGAATATTATTCATGGGTATGAAATGCATACAACCCAAACGCAGTTCAACACCAGGTTGAAtcaacatggtgtgtgtgtgtgtgtgtctcttactGAAGTAGAAGGGCACCGCGGGGTAGTTGTGTGCTTCGCGGTAAGCGATGAGGTTGATCTCGTGCTgccgttgctgctgctgcagccggtGCTTGGTGCGGCGATGGTGACATACGCAGCAGCAGCTCAACAGGAAGATGATGGCCCAGACCAACCAAaaccctggagagagagagagagaggaagagcaacACCGTCATGCAGGGTTTTACAAGTGGAACTCGACAACAGGATAGATAAAAAGTACATCGCGTTAAATCGTAGTGACTTGAATCATTTTTGGAAGAAACAGGAAGCAATAAAAGAGCCCATCGGCTATCGGTCTGATGATGGATCACACCATGGGGGCATGGGGATGTCTTTATTGGTTATCCAGTTGAGCGACGGCTTGTTTGACTGGATTGTTTCCCAAGCGGCCGGTTCACAGGATCATTTCTGAGACGATAGCCGCAGAGTTCCCATGTTGCATTTCGCCCCTTTTGCTCGTTTACCTGCCTTCAAGCAAAGACCGCTGGACCGTGATTGGTCGAtatagatagatgaatagagATTTAGACAGCGACACTGTCAAAAGGTCTTGTTCCATCGCTGCCTCTTGAAACAATTGAGGCAACATTGTCACAGAGCTTTCAAGAAAACCCTTCAAACACAACCCGTGTGAAGTTAGATGTTTAATACTGCATTTACACGGGAGCTTAGAGTACATCACATCTCGTCAACGTGCAAAAAATGGGAATGGAGGTACAGCTAATACACAACAGGAGTGCACAGTGTGGCTAAAAGTGCTCGAGATTAAATTCAACATAACATTTCTTTTTACGAAAGTGTGATCCTCCACTAATCTAGGAAGCATGTGTGAAAAGAGTTTCATGTGTGCATCTGCTTCTTTTGTCAAATTCCGGATCGTCATCTGATGTCCAGCTGGCAGCTCTGCAGCCTCAAACACATCAGTCAGCTGGATCTaaagaaataatgataaaaaaagacacatcAAATAACTTGCAATCTGTTTCAAATGAAGGCTACGTTATATAAAAACACTGATCAATTATGGGTCAATGCATTTTTCACCCACCTGTAAATTGAACCCACTCTGGTCGCTGGGTAGAGTGACACCATTTGGCCAACCAAATCTGTCTTTGAACCTGGGTCTCAGCAGCAGTGTAGCCCTCAATTCTACTGGCTCAGACATTTCCAAAAATATGTCGTTTTCTGTAATCGACCCATCCCCCGCTGAGCTAGAGCCGCGCGTTAGTTTTATGAATTCCCAAAAaaatgcaccaaaaaaaaaaagttcaaaaattatatattttgatatattgaACACCAGTaacatacaagtaaaatatatggtttaccaaaccatatattttattgtttaccaaaccatatacatgagaaaattcaaaTCCAAAATGTGCCAACATTTTGGTTTTAGTACAGTATCAGGcagctctaataagtctcttaggttcCTCCAGTTGagccagaatgctgcagctcgtgttctcactaaaactaagaaaagagatcacatgactcctgcattagctgctctgcactggctccccgtaaaatcaagaatcacttttaaaatccttctcttaacctacaaagccttgattggtgatgcaccatcatcttaaggagcttgtagtaccatattgccccactagagagctgcgctcactaaatgcgggactacttgtggctagagtcttaaaaagtagaatggtagccagagccttcaggtatcaagctcctcctcttttattaaccagcttccaccttcagtcctggaggcagacacagtcacctcatgtagagtagactgaagacttattcctctttatagtcttatagttcgggctgaatcaggttcacctggtccagacctagagatgctgctataggcttagaggctgctgggggacgctttaggatacactgagcacctctctcctcgttttaggatacactgagcacctatctccttttctctctacttatggatgaattttcatctctccatcacacattactaactctgcttcctccctggagtcgttgtgacttcacgtctcatagggtccattggatcTGGCTGgttctgatgccatggccctgctgatgccccgcccactcctcctctctacctccatcaggtctggatcgtggtccatgcataCTGTGAACTAtgcatacactgtcatattcattgaatgtgttataactctgtaatgcttccttctggtcacatgacatctattgcttctgtccatcctggagaggaatcctcctctgttgctctcctgaaggtttcttccctttttcccctgtgaaaggttttatttatatttcttgggagtttttcctgatctgatgtgaggtcctgggtcagggatgtcgtctgtgtacagattgtaatttgtgatgttgggctatatcaaataaactgaattaaattgagttaaatgtgaggtcacagtgaccttgacctttgacctttcacaatcCAATCAGTTCATCCAGgggaagctttaaaaaaataaatttaaaaaaaggagcaaAGTTGTAGCATACGGCTAAATATAGCAGATACTTACACCAGAGCTCGTAGTAGTAGCTGCAGCACTGAGAATTCCCGCAGCAGTGTCCGGAGTCACAAATGTAACTCTGGTTGTTCACACCTTCACAGTGCAGCAGGCTCTGCAAGAGAGAAGCAGCGTCACTTTAAACAAGAAAAGTATTATCAACATCTCAACTtctaaaaaaaacccaaaaaacaggCATCCGGTTACAGTATGCTGtgccaatacaaaataaattaaaaaaagaacagaacCCCCCCACCATGTTTcctgcttgttttttttaaactcgcaCAGGGTGAAATTACATTTGTTCTGTGCGTTACGCTCATCAACAGGAACACCGTTTATtatcaaagtaaaaaaatgaaatctgtAAATTGATCTTGAACATGAAGTCCAActagaaagtaaaaaaaataattggtCCGGGAATTGTTTACCAAGCGTCAGCTGCTGTTAGGAGCTGTGTAAAGAGGTCACACCGGGACGTGTATTTAGTTTaatgcagagaggaggacattatgtacagggttcttactagggctgcaacaacgaatcgataaaatcgataaaaatcgattattaaaatagttggcaacgaatctcattatcgattcgttgtgtcgcgcgattattacggccctcaataaatcgcggagtataaacaaagttgagttgagcgcagagcggcgcaggagaaaccagagcggagggagaggacagaacgctgcgttgtgagagccaatcagcgctgagctgctcctctgttgatgaatctaattggctgctgctgctcacgtggcgctggatgcggaagtcattcacgtcgtcggagacattcacggagcagagtgcgcctccgggtgacgttatgaactcagacaccagggcgctacatgtcacgacgtgtgtggcatttccacaagagtataacgtagaaaacgtggttatttattccgtggcggatggcggaaaatatttttccacggagaaaggcaacggagataagccccgccccctcaccgacacgtATGACGCGTTTAATCCATAAATAGCCGGCTGAGTAAaggagagtaaaccgctgtcagtctgtttgtgacgggttcatccacatgctgaccagtggatctccaggacctttccatgactttaaaccaaatttccatgattaaacattttgtgaaaactctgtgtataaatgaacaagtgagaagatgtagtatttaaactaagaatgagaattccaaagcataccgtatatattccgtgtaaattaacatttgaatataacacatttgcattacttttccaagtattttggggtttttattttttttaaattacttttctaggcttgctaatagccatttaaaaattccatgacttttccaggttttccatgaccatacgaaccctgttttgaataaagggttgaaaattacatgttttttgtttttttatccgatcaatcgaaaaaataatcaaccgattaatcgattataaaaataatcgttagttgcagccctaattttgactaatatatttcaatgactttaaaccaaatgtccatgaccaaactgaaatctcggtgtatacgatgaaaaagtgagaacattttgtatttaaacaaacgagaattccaaagcatatagTATATAACCGTAAATGACACAAacgaatgagagacaatagtttgattaaaagaataaacatttatgtaaatTCTCATTCGTATTCCCGCTTATATTTTGATCGtctttcttttaacccttgtgttgccttagggtcattttgacccgaatcaatattacaccctccccccgccttaggattaatttgaccccattcaatgtttaatgtcggtgttctttcggtagtcaacaaacaaacataaagtgcctcacacttaaacttggaaaacaatattaattctaataattttctggaggttttaattgctggcgtcaaattgaacccaaagggtaaaatatgttagtaaatataaaggtaacaggagggtgaaacattgaatcgggtcaaaatgacccaaaggcgggggaagggtgtaatattgattcgggtcaaaatgaccctaaggcaacacaagggttaaaaacatattcattatttcatacTCTGCGTgaatgaaaattgaatataacacatttccatgacttttcccaaacttttgggatttaagtttttttcatgacttttccaggcctggaaataatcattttgaaattccatgacttttccaggttttccatgaccgcacGGACCCCGTATGTAACTTCAGCCTCTACGTCTCAGTATGGGGATGAAAAATGAAATGGCTTAACGAAGGCCATCCTTTCTTTTCGGAATGCTGCTCTTCCTGTTCATGCCGCTATTGACACTTAAGAGGAAGCACCATAATCTCTCCGCGGCCTCGCATCGAAGGTCCCTCCAGATGAATTGTGAACTTCTGTAATCGTTTGTTATTCATAGCTCTAGACGTTTATTCTGAAATTTACAGtttaataaattatattatggTTACAGTAATTTCTCATTGTAGACCGGTCAATTTCAGATCAAGACATTTCAATCGAGCTTTATCATTTTATTGTCACGGTCGActacttttgttttgctttgttgaTCCTTAGCACACTTAACTAAAGTGGTTTGAACTGACCATCTTTAGAGCACCATGAAGATACTACATCGGTACGTCTTCTGTGAAAAGTCCGACTTCTAATCTAAATTGTTCTGTAGTTCATcgttttacttttatttcttcTGTTTACTGAGAACACTACCGTGTCCCAGTTTAATAAACAAAGAACATGTATGCTAAGAAAAGTAAGTAAGAAAGTCAGTACGCATGGATCAAGATGTTTTTGAGAGTGCTGTTGATTTACACGACTCGTTCTTTGTGAAGTTTAATCTGTTGTGTGATTTTAAAAGTCATATTTGATGTCTGATAGCATTAGTCAGGATTAGTATTATCTTTCGCtgggaaattaaaaaaacatttatttttttactataccttaaataaaaacagattagcacttcagtgacacttccttatggtattactcatggtattagttattgtattacttatggtattactcgtggtattagttatagtattacttatggtattacttatagtattactcgcggtattacttatggtattacttactttattacttatagtattacttatgatattacttatattacttattgtattacttatggtagtatagtactactcatggtatt
The nucleotide sequence above comes from Pseudoliparis swirei isolate HS2019 ecotype Mariana Trench chromosome 24, NWPU_hadal_v1, whole genome shotgun sequence. Encoded proteins:
- the wbp1lb gene encoding WW domain binding protein 1-like b isoform X2; protein product: MTMGFFLHAVGPIIPTEPAADKDTIINKGSAMSVRASATTRSLLHCEGVNNQSYICDSGHCCGNSQCCSYYYELWWFWLVWAIIFLLSCCCVCHHRRTKHRLQQQQRQHEINLIAYREAHNYPAVPFYFRFLPNYLLPDYEEVVNRPQTPPPPYSALHTGPSSVASSPLAHEQPEGHCPATQAAPVAPVSDPLCCRPGVEEPQTPTLDLRPKPDNKPMQTAREPGVILPSDGLNNREGLSSQEKRSESGDDSCKDPLLKEPPEGSVEDKDRLPNGRRRRFTGDSGIEVCVCSTRGSSSFSGAGGAGQEGKELRERESLLGREGNDEEEEEEAGDFCDSCGHRASFGVEEQVLGSGPDRRVARGSSVPPPPPQTSGASLHPPVCLLLLHTINEQEGPQHHSTTTELQG
- the wbp1lb gene encoding WW domain binding protein 1-like b isoform X1 encodes the protein MPHNLGPVLSLLHCEGVNNQSYICDSGHCCGNSQCCSYYYELWWFWLVWAIIFLLSCCCVCHHRRTKHRLQQQQRQHEINLIAYREAHNYPAVPFYFRFLPNYLLPDYEEVVNRPQTPPPPYSALHTGPSSVASSPLAHEQPEGHCPATQAAPVAPVSDPLCCRPGVEEPQTPTLDLRPKPDNKPMQTAREPGVILPSDGLNNREGLSSQEKRSESGDDSCKDPLLKEPPEGSVEDKDRLPNGRRRRFTGDSGIEVCVCSTRGSSSFSGAGGAGQEGKELRERESLLGREGNDEEEEEEAGDFCDSCGHRASFGVEEQVLGSGPDRRVARGSSVPPPPPQTSGASLHPPVCLLLLHTINEQEGPQHHSTTTELQG